In the Oceanispirochaeta sp. M1 genome, one interval contains:
- the pstC gene encoding phosphate ABC transporter permease subunit PstC, which translates to MKSSKSVLEVTVEKIFLLSALISVISVIFITVFIFQEGLPLFAKVNPLKFLFSSNWAPTAEPPQYGILSFIMGSVWVTAGALLLSVPIGLAVGIFMAEMAEGRFADILRLVVGLLAGIPSVIYGLFGYIAISPLIRTLFKSPTGLGILTASIVLAIMTLPTIINITEVSLRAVPQELVEGSLALGATHWMTIYRVMVPSARSGILAGIVLGMGRAIGETMAVLMVAGNAVTMPKGPLSLTRTLTMNIATDMKYAADDHAVSLFTTGIVLFVFILGINMLVQYLMKKAVKEDV; encoded by the coding sequence TTGAAGTCTTCAAAAAGTGTTCTGGAAGTCACTGTTGAAAAGATATTCTTACTGAGTGCTTTAATCTCAGTAATCAGCGTTATCTTTATTACTGTTTTCATCTTCCAGGAAGGATTACCCCTCTTTGCAAAGGTCAATCCACTTAAATTTTTGTTTTCAAGTAACTGGGCTCCCACTGCAGAGCCTCCTCAATATGGAATTCTCTCATTTATCATGGGTTCAGTATGGGTTACTGCCGGAGCACTGCTTCTGTCTGTTCCTATCGGTCTTGCGGTAGGCATCTTTATGGCGGAAATGGCAGAAGGTCGATTTGCAGATATCCTGAGATTAGTTGTTGGACTTCTGGCAGGTATCCCATCTGTCATTTACGGTCTGTTCGGATATATTGCGATTTCTCCTCTTATCAGAACCCTGTTTAAAAGCCCTACGGGATTAGGAATACTTACGGCAAGCATTGTTCTGGCCATCATGACACTTCCCACAATCATTAACATCACTGAGGTTTCACTCAGGGCTGTTCCTCAGGAATTAGTAGAAGGCTCTCTTGCACTGGGAGCCACTCACTGGATGACTATCTACAGAGTCATGGTTCCCTCCGCACGCTCAGGTATCCTTGCGGGCATTGTACTTGGAATGGGACGCGCCATCGGAGAGACTATGGCTGTACTGATGGTGGCCGGTAATGCTGTAACCATGCCCAAAGGTCCTCTGTCTCTGACAAGAACATTGACCATGAATATTGCAACAGATATGAAGTATGCCGCTGATGACCATGCTGTCAGCCTCTTCACAACAGGTATTGTTCTCTTTGTTTTTATCCTGGGGATAAACATGCTGGTTCAGTACCTCATGAAAAAAGCTGTGAAGGAGGACGTGTAA
- a CDS encoding phosphate ABC transporter substrate-binding protein, which yields MKKIIAVLMILFVAGFTFATGQQDAASSSAEASFAGNYAFGGSTTVEPIIRAAAEAFSEMYPDVKISYDAPGSSAGVKGPLEGTYSIGAASRALKDSEVEAGALATAIAKDGVAVVVNKGSVPMDDLKLEDVIAIFTGELTNWNQLGGPDAEIVVFNRDEASGTRSCFKDATVKKQKKSFTETAAIVTSNGDMVAKVGSTPYAIGYCGFGYLGKDAGTKSVTVSSVAPETENVLNGSYPVQRDLILITKGPVPAGTLEEAFINYILSEEGQEIVKEEKFIPMN from the coding sequence ATGAAAAAAATTATCGCTGTTCTTATGATTCTGTTTGTTGCTGGTTTTACTTTTGCTACCGGTCAGCAGGATGCTGCTTCCTCTTCTGCTGAAGCCTCTTTTGCCGGAAATTATGCGTTCGGTGGATCTACAACTGTTGAGCCTATTATCAGAGCTGCTGCTGAAGCATTTTCTGAAATGTACCCTGATGTAAAGATTTCCTACGATGCCCCCGGTTCTTCTGCCGGGGTTAAAGGTCCTCTTGAAGGTACATATTCTATCGGTGCCGCTTCAAGAGCTTTGAAAGACTCTGAAGTAGAAGCCGGTGCACTCGCCACTGCCATCGCCAAAGACGGAGTAGCTGTAGTTGTAAACAAAGGTTCTGTTCCCATGGATGACCTGAAACTGGAAGATGTAATTGCCATCTTTACCGGTGAACTTACAAACTGGAATCAGCTTGGTGGACCCGATGCAGAAATCGTTGTTTTCAACAGAGATGAAGCTTCCGGAACAAGATCCTGTTTCAAAGACGCAACTGTTAAAAAACAGAAAAAATCTTTCACCGAAACTGCTGCTATCGTAACTTCTAACGGAGACATGGTTGCAAAAGTCGGATCGACTCCCTACGCCATCGGATACTGTGGATTCGGATACCTTGGTAAAGATGCAGGCACCAAGTCTGTAACTGTAAGCAGTGTTGCTCCCGAAACAGAAAACGTACTTAACGGAAGCTACCCTGTACAGAGAGATCTTATCCTGATTACAAAAGGACCCGTTCCCGCCGGTACTCTGGAAGAAGCTTTTATCAACTACATCCTGTCAGAGGAAGGTCAGGAAATTGTTAAGGAAGAGAAGTTCATCCCCATGAATTAG